In Kitasatospora sp. NA04385, a single genomic region encodes these proteins:
- a CDS encoding condensation domain-containing protein produces MSVETVPLSVAQRALGAVPETRSGGPVRHLAVDVRLPREADERVVRLALGALAARHAPLRTTVPPAGVEGLPVQRVHRRLPLDLRVVELGMIPERDRPGLVGRLAAGAAQRPFDLGAGPLWRALLLRAPARGHLHLVAHRLVFDGHSAAVLRAELAETVAAALAGRPARLPELPSQYPDFALRQQSAEVREHALAHWRSRLAGAPDTAPLPWDRPPPAVADLRGARREFALPGLVPEVRRAARRAGTDPALVLLAGFAALLHRWGGRTDLLIGVPAADRPPELRGLIGCFETVLPLRVRVPPDASGRRLLDEVRAVSADALAHRDAPLDLLPGVPPVRVAFTADPVADLAGAVGGTSGPPHRRAAGAEHRDAAPRFDLALALTERGDGYLGRFEYRTALLDPRTVDRLVLHWRALLPALLADPDRPVGELPATGG; encoded by the coding sequence GTGTCCGTCGAAACCGTTCCGCTGTCCGTGGCGCAGCGTGCTCTCGGGGCGGTTCCGGAGACGCGATCCGGCGGCCCCGTCCGGCACCTGGCGGTCGACGTCCGGCTGCCCCGGGAGGCCGACGAGCGGGTGGTGCGGCTCGCGCTGGGCGCGCTCGCGGCCCGGCACGCGCCCCTGCGGACCACCGTCCCCCCGGCGGGCGTCGAGGGGCTGCCGGTGCAGCGGGTGCACCGGCGGCTGCCGCTGGACCTGCGGGTCGTGGAGCTGGGGATGATCCCCGAGCGCGACCGCCCCGGCCTGGTGGGGCGGTTGGCGGCGGGGGCCGCGCAGCGTCCGTTCGACCTCGGCGCCGGCCCGCTGTGGCGGGCGCTGCTGCTGCGCGCCCCGGCCCGGGGGCACCTGCACCTGGTGGCGCACCGGCTGGTCTTCGACGGGCACTCCGCCGCCGTGCTGCGCGCCGAACTGGCGGAGACGGTCGCGGCGGCCCTGGCCGGGAGACCCGCCCGGCTCCCGGAACTCCCCTCGCAGTACCCCGACTTCGCGCTCCGGCAGCAGAGCGCCGAGGTGCGGGAGCACGCGCTCGCGCACTGGCGGTCCCGGCTGGCCGGGGCCCCGGACACCGCCCCGCTGCCGTGGGACCGGCCGCCCCCGGCGGTGGCGGACCTCCGGGGCGCCCGGCGGGAGTTCGCGCTGCCGGGTCTCGTCCCCGAGGTCCGCCGGGCGGCCCGGCGGGCCGGGACGGACCCCGCCCTGGTGCTGCTGGCCGGGTTCGCCGCGCTGCTGCACCGCTGGGGCGGCCGGACGGACCTGCTGATCGGCGTCCCGGCGGCCGACCGGCCCCCCGAACTGCGCGGCCTGATCGGCTGCTTCGAGACCGTCCTGCCGCTGCGGGTGCGCGTCCCGCCGGACGCCTCCGGCCGGCGGCTGCTGGACGAGGTGCGCGCGGTCTCGGCCGACGCGCTCGCCCACCGCGACGCCCCGCTGGACCTGCTGCCCGGCGTCCCGCCCGTCCGGGTGGCGTTCACCGCGGACCCGGTCGCGGACCTCGCGGGGGCGGTCGGCGGGACGTCCGGCCCGCCGCACCGGCGGGCGGCGGGCGCGGAACACCGGGACGCCGCCCCGCGGTTCGACCTCGCGCTGGCGCTGACGGAGCGCGGCGACGGCTACCTGGGCCGCTTCGAGTACCGCACCGCCCTGCTCGACCCGCGGACGGTCGACCGGCTGGTGCTGCACTGGCGGGCCCTGCTGCCCGCGCTGCTCGCCGACCCGGACCGGCCGGTCGGCGAGCTGCCCGCGACCGGCGGGTAG
- a CDS encoding SulP family inorganic anion transporter — MPASLVVFLVAVPLCVGVAVASGVPAERGLVTGIVGGLVVGLLPGSSLQVSGPAAGLTVLVFDAVQRFGLGALGVLVLAAGLLQIAMGLLRTGRWFRAISLSVVHGMLAGIGLILILGQLYAVSGRTAPGSGGGKIVHLPALLGDWFTGAAATTALLMAAATVVLLTLWKKLPAPVRAVPAPLAAVALAAAATAAFGLDVPRVRVDGLLDAVALPTGDDFAAVTGAAGLGTVLAFALIASAESLFSAAAVDRMHHGPRTDYDRELTAQGIGNTLCGLLGALPLTAVIVRSAANVQAGARTKVSRVLHGLWLLLFAALLPAVLGLIPLAVLGGVLIHAGAKLIPLRPLLALWREHRGELVVLAVTTTAIVLTTLFEGVLIGVALAVAKSAWQTSHLHIELTDSGPDTPLRVRLSGNATFLRLPRLLDTLESLPTGRPVELDWTALRHLDHACRTALHTWAARHTAHQDTPVTWEPPLTVTT, encoded by the coding sequence CTGCCCGCCTCGCTGGTGGTCTTCCTGGTCGCCGTCCCGCTGTGCGTCGGCGTCGCCGTCGCCTCCGGCGTGCCCGCCGAACGCGGGCTGGTCACCGGCATCGTCGGCGGCCTCGTGGTGGGCCTGCTGCCCGGCAGCAGCCTCCAGGTCAGCGGCCCCGCGGCCGGTCTGACCGTCCTCGTTTTCGACGCCGTCCAGCGCTTCGGCCTCGGCGCGCTCGGCGTGCTGGTGCTCGCCGCCGGGCTGCTCCAGATCGCCATGGGTCTGCTGCGCACCGGCCGCTGGTTCCGGGCGATCTCGCTGTCCGTCGTGCACGGCATGCTGGCGGGCATCGGCCTGATCCTGATCCTCGGTCAGCTGTACGCCGTCTCCGGCCGCACCGCGCCCGGCAGCGGCGGCGGGAAGATCGTCCACCTGCCCGCGCTGCTCGGCGACTGGTTCACCGGCGCGGCCGCGACCACCGCGCTGCTGATGGCCGCCGCGACGGTCGTCCTGCTGACGCTGTGGAAGAAGCTGCCCGCCCCCGTCCGCGCCGTGCCCGCCCCGCTGGCCGCCGTCGCCCTCGCCGCCGCGGCCACCGCCGCGTTCGGCCTCGACGTCCCCCGGGTCCGGGTCGACGGGCTGCTGGACGCGGTCGCCCTGCCCACCGGCGACGACTTCGCCGCCGTCACCGGCGCCGCCGGGCTGGGCACCGTGCTGGCCTTCGCCCTGATCGCCTCCGCGGAGAGCCTGTTCAGCGCCGCCGCCGTCGACCGGATGCACCACGGCCCGCGCACCGACTACGACCGCGAACTCACCGCCCAGGGCATCGGCAACACCCTGTGCGGCCTGCTCGGCGCCCTCCCGCTCACCGCCGTCATCGTCCGCAGCGCCGCCAACGTCCAGGCCGGTGCCCGCACCAAGGTCTCCCGCGTCCTGCACGGTCTGTGGCTGCTGCTGTTCGCCGCCCTGCTCCCGGCGGTCCTCGGGCTCATCCCGCTCGCCGTCCTCGGCGGCGTCCTGATCCACGCGGGCGCCAAACTCATCCCGCTGCGCCCGCTCCTCGCGCTGTGGCGCGAGCACCGCGGCGAACTCGTGGTCCTCGCCGTCACCACCACCGCGATCGTCCTCACCACCCTCTTCGAGGGCGTCCTGATCGGCGTCGCCCTCGCCGTCGCCAAGAGCGCCTGGCAGACCTCCCACCTCCACATCGAGCTCACCGACAGCGGCCCCGACACCCCGCTGCGGGTCCGCCTCAGCGGCAACGCCACCTTCCTGCGGCTGCCCCGCCTGCTCGACACCCTCGAATCCCTCCCGACCGGCCGTCCCGTCGAACTCGACTGGACCGCCCTCCGCCACCTCGACCACGCCTGCCGCACCGCCCTCCACACCTGGGCCGCCCGCCACACCGCCCACCAGGACACCCCCGTCACCTGGGAACCCCCGCTGACCGTCACCACCTGA
- a CDS encoding cation diffusion facilitator family transporter, whose protein sequence is MGAEHDQHDRDQYDRDQHGHGHGHDGHSHGVSADADRRWLAIALTLICGYMAVEVVIGLAAGSLALLSDAAHMLTDAASIVLALVAMRLAARPAGGGFTFGLKRAEILSAQANGLTLILLAAWLTYEAVERLVSPPEVTGSLVLYTALAGIAVNVAAAWCISRANRTSLNVEGAYRHILNDLFGFVATAVAGLVVMTTGFARADAIVSLVVVVLMVKAGYGLLKESGRIFLEAAPAGVDPGAIGDAMVARPGVVEVHDLHVWQITSGQTALSAHVLVAPDRDCHAVRAEIEHGLAHANGITHTTLQVDHVAAELLTVGAPQAAGGHCAEPHGAVHREQPHGH, encoded by the coding sequence ATGGGCGCCGAGCACGACCAGCACGACCGTGACCAGTACGACCGTGACCAGCACGGCCACGGGCACGGGCACGACGGGCACTCCCACGGGGTGTCGGCCGACGCGGACCGCCGGTGGCTGGCCATCGCGCTCACCCTGATCTGCGGCTACATGGCGGTCGAGGTCGTCATCGGCCTGGCCGCCGGATCGCTGGCCCTGCTCTCGGACGCGGCGCACATGCTGACCGACGCGGCGTCCATCGTGCTGGCCCTGGTGGCGATGCGGCTGGCCGCCAGGCCCGCCGGGGGCGGCTTCACCTTCGGGCTCAAGCGCGCCGAGATCCTCTCCGCCCAGGCCAACGGCCTGACCCTGATCCTGCTGGCCGCCTGGCTGACGTACGAGGCGGTGGAGCGGCTGGTCAGCCCGCCCGAGGTCACCGGCTCGCTGGTGCTGTACACCGCGCTCGCGGGCATCGCGGTCAACGTCGCCGCCGCCTGGTGCATCTCCAGGGCCAACCGCACCTCGCTGAACGTCGAGGGCGCCTACCGGCACATCCTCAACGACCTGTTCGGCTTCGTCGCCACCGCCGTGGCCGGCCTGGTCGTGATGACCACCGGCTTCGCCCGGGCCGACGCCATCGTCTCGCTGGTCGTCGTGGTGCTGATGGTCAAGGCCGGGTACGGGCTGCTCAAGGAGTCCGGCCGGATCTTCCTGGAGGCCGCCCCCGCCGGGGTCGACCCCGGGGCCATCGGCGACGCCATGGTGGCCCGCCCCGGCGTCGTCGAGGTCCACGACCTGCACGTCTGGCAGATCACCTCCGGCCAGACCGCGCTCTCCGCGCACGTCCTGGTCGCCCCCGACCGGGACTGCCACGCGGTGCGCGCGGAGATCGAGCACGGGCTCGCGCACGCCAACGGCATCACCCACACCACGCTCCAGGTCGACCACGTCGCCGCCGAACTGCTCACCGTCGGCGCCCCGCAGGCCGCGGGCGGCCACTGCGCCGAGCCGCACGGCGCCGTCCACCGCGAGCAGCCCCACGGGCACTGA